A genomic stretch from Methylorubrum extorquens includes:
- a CDS encoding protein of unknown function (Evidence 5 : Unknown function) has protein sequence MRHNSARRRRTLSECVEPDDASDRAHEVPVSKIRAGRIGGGTMLQSRAFPRIGLSHTALRPTGSNGLTGDGSRVQVPHPSPALIAASSKGGESHPSVPIPVRSRRRAERVAPSDRLGRNLNDEPFGPWKRDRPQRPGRIT, from the coding sequence ATGCGGCACAACAGCGCTCGGCGGCGTCGCACTCTCAGTGAGTGCGTTGAGCCTGATGACGCAAGCGACAGAGCCCACGAAGTGCCCGTATCGAAAATCCGCGCGGGGCGGATCGGCGGCGGGACGATGCTACAAAGTCGCGCCTTTCCAAGGATCGGCCTTTCGCATACGGCCTTGAGGCCAACCGGTTCGAACGGCCTGACCGGTGACGGCTCCCGCGTCCAAGTCCCCCACCCAAGTCCGGCGCTCATCGCAGCGTCTTCGAAGGGCGGGGAAAGTCATCCTTCCGTCCCAATCCCCGTGAGATCACGGCGCAGGGCCGAGCGGGTCGCCCCCTCGGACCGGCTTGGCCGGAACCTCAACGACGAACCGTTCGGACCGTGGAAGCGGGACCGACCGCAGCGGCCCGGTCGCATCACGTGA
- the prfB gene encoding peptide chain release factor RF-2 (Evidence 2b : Function from indirect experimental evidences (e.g. phenotypes); Product type f : factor), whose protein sequence is MRERQELDEAVTAIKKLERDLEDGATLIELGEMEGDQASISEGEATIKAVEKEAASRQVETLLSGEADGFDTYLEVHAGAGGTESQDWANMLQRMYARWAERRKFKVEIVEMTDGEEAGIKGATLLIKGHNAYGWLKTESGVHRLVRISPYDSNARRHTSFASVWVYPVVDDRIEIEIKESDCRIDTYRSSGAGGQHVNTTDSAVRITHNPTGIVVACQQERSQHKNRATAWNMLRARLYEAELKKREEKANAEAASKTDIGWGHQIRSYVLQPYQLVKDLRTGTQSTDPDEVLDGDLDPFMETSLAQRVFGGSEDVADID, encoded by the coding sequence ATGCGCGAGCGCCAGGAGCTCGACGAGGCCGTCACCGCGATCAAGAAGCTCGAACGCGATCTCGAGGATGGCGCGACGCTGATCGAACTCGGCGAGATGGAGGGTGACCAAGCCTCCATCAGCGAGGGCGAGGCCACGATCAAGGCGGTCGAGAAGGAAGCCGCGAGCCGGCAGGTCGAGACCCTGCTCTCGGGCGAGGCCGACGGCTTCGACACCTATCTCGAAGTCCATGCCGGCGCGGGTGGCACCGAGAGCCAGGACTGGGCCAACATGCTCCAGCGCATGTATGCCCGCTGGGCCGAGCGCCGGAAGTTCAAGGTCGAGATCGTCGAGATGACCGACGGCGAAGAGGCCGGGATCAAGGGCGCCACGCTCCTGATCAAGGGCCACAACGCCTATGGCTGGCTCAAGACCGAGTCCGGCGTGCATCGGCTCGTGCGCATCTCGCCCTACGATTCCAACGCGCGGCGGCACACCAGCTTTGCCAGCGTCTGGGTCTATCCGGTCGTCGATGACCGGATCGAGATCGAGATCAAGGAATCGGACTGCCGCATCGACACCTACCGGTCGTCGGGCGCGGGCGGCCAGCACGTCAACACGACCGATTCGGCGGTGCGCATCACGCACAACCCGACCGGCATCGTCGTGGCCTGTCAGCAGGAGCGCTCGCAGCACAAGAACCGGGCCACCGCCTGGAACATGCTGCGCGCCCGCCTCTACGAGGCCGAGCTGAAGAAGCGCGAGGAAAAGGCCAACGCCGAGGCGGCTTCGAAGACCGATATCGGCTGGGGCCACCAGATCCGATCCTACGTGCTTCAGCCGTACCAGCTCGTGAAGGATCTGCGCACCGGCACGCAATCGACCGATCCGGACGAGGTGCTCGACGGCGACCTCGACCCGTTCATGGAAACCTCGCTGGCGCAACGCGTGTTCGGCGGCAGCGAAGACGTCGCCGACATCGACTGA
- a CDS encoding fatty acid desaturase (Evidence 2b : Function from indirect experimental evidences (e.g. phenotypes); PubMedId : 9555904; Product type e : enzyme), whose protein sequence is MIAAPLNPTAQGPLADEDARTEDAKLAREVARHCAAFREPIPRMAFRQVADTLLPYLILCAVMLVAAANGYALLALPLAVPAGGLLVRLFIIQHDCGHGSFLPSRRGNDGLGRALSLLTVTPYDSWKRAHALHHATTGDLSRRGTGDVHTLTVREYLALPRWGRLRYRLYRNPLILIVLGSPINFLILQRLPTGVGLPWRTAWRDVLALDAVLLAAFAVLALAVGGIGPVLWVFLPVIAVAAWVGGWLFYVQHQYEETVWEEADAWDFHRVALGGSSYYALPRVLQWFTGNVGLHHVHHLNSRIPNYRLQECLDGHEVLGRVGRLTLRDSLHCLKLALWDEEARKMVGFARVRGLQAA, encoded by the coding sequence GTGATCGCCGCACCATTGAACCCGACCGCGCAAGGCCCGCTCGCGGACGAGGACGCCCGAACCGAGGACGCGAAGCTCGCGCGGGAGGTGGCCCGACACTGCGCCGCGTTCCGCGAACCGATACCCCGGATGGCCTTTCGGCAGGTGGCCGATACGCTGCTGCCCTACCTGATCCTCTGCGCGGTGATGCTCGTCGCGGCGGCGAACGGCTACGCGCTTCTCGCCCTGCCGCTGGCGGTGCCCGCGGGCGGTCTCCTTGTGAGGCTCTTCATCATCCAGCACGATTGTGGGCACGGCTCGTTCCTGCCGTCACGCCGCGGCAACGATGGGCTCGGCCGCGCCCTCAGCCTGCTGACGGTGACGCCCTACGACAGCTGGAAGCGCGCGCATGCGCTGCATCACGCTACGACCGGCGATCTCAGCCGCCGCGGCACGGGCGACGTCCACACCTTGACCGTGCGCGAATACCTCGCGCTGCCGCGCTGGGGCCGGCTGCGCTATCGCCTCTACCGCAATCCGCTCATCCTGATTGTGCTCGGCTCTCCGATCAACTTCCTCATCCTGCAGCGCCTGCCCACCGGCGTCGGGCTCCCGTGGCGGACGGCATGGCGCGATGTGCTGGCGCTCGACGCCGTGCTCCTTGCGGCCTTTGCGGTACTGGCGCTGGCCGTCGGCGGCATCGGGCCGGTGCTCTGGGTGTTCCTGCCGGTGATCGCCGTCGCCGCCTGGGTCGGCGGCTGGCTGTTCTATGTCCAGCACCAGTACGAGGAGACCGTCTGGGAAGAGGCCGACGCCTGGGACTTTCACCGCGTGGCGCTCGGCGGCAGTTCCTACTACGCGCTGCCGCGGGTTCTTCAGTGGTTCACCGGCAATGTCGGCCTGCACCACGTCCACCACCTCAACAGCCGCATCCCGAATTACCGGCTGCAGGAATGCCTCGACGGCCACGAGGTTCTCGGTCGGGTGGGCCGCCTGACCCTGCGCGACAGCCTGCACTGCCTGAAGCTGGCGCTCTGGGACGAAGAGGCACGCAAGATGGTCGGCTTCGCCCGAGTGCGCGGGCTTCAGGCCGCCTGA
- a CDS encoding protein of unknown function; putative membrane protein precursor (Evidence 5 : Unknown function), translating into MPSLRSRRLRLFAAVLAVIAAGLGVRYLPLGLPREVVKYAGSILWGAMVYGLIALARPAAPVARLAALALIVAVLVELFRLVHTPGLDAFRLTLAGQLLLGRVFSPWNVVAYAAGIGLAAALDRSTRRPDRRRNVADALAMPGAAEIDFEPPRAKIARRPADFS; encoded by the coding sequence ATGCCCAGCCTCCGATCCCGCCGCCTCCGCCTCTTCGCCGCGGTCCTCGCCGTGATCGCGGCAGGCCTCGGTGTGCGCTATCTGCCGCTCGGCCTGCCGAGGGAGGTCGTGAAGTATGCGGGCTCTATCCTGTGGGGCGCGATGGTCTACGGGCTCATCGCCCTTGCCCGGCCCGCCGCCCCGGTCGCGCGGCTGGCGGCGCTCGCCCTGATCGTTGCCGTGCTGGTCGAGCTGTTCCGCCTCGTCCACACGCCGGGGCTCGATGCCTTCCGCTTGACGCTGGCGGGGCAATTGCTGCTCGGCCGCGTCTTCTCACCGTGGAACGTCGTGGCCTACGCTGCCGGCATCGGGCTGGCGGCGGCGCTCGATCGGAGCACACGGCGGCCGGACAGGCGGCGGAACGTTGCCGATGCGCTGGCGATGCCGGGCGCCGCGGAGATCGATTTCGAGCCGCCTCGCGCGAAGATCGCTCGCCGACCGGCTGATTTTTCGTGA
- a CDS encoding putative peptidase precursor (Evidence 3 : Putative function from multiple computational evidences; Product type e : enzyme) has protein sequence MPSTAQARRKAGLSPLSQRRLVRALGLGLAVSTLWAAAASYYLVFHDEMLARFVSRQSAMQFTYEERIGTLQRALDRAAAERNAERGNVEHRLSALTERQALIEKRQGLLSGLGGAAAPIDDVPPPAPIPVAEPAARVQKPFPTPELRMGGEDRAEAAGRASSARLSRLEEALHRVAEAQSRAAAGIAQQAGRSAERFRDLIARTGLSPTRFDPPAGGVGGPLVPLGPDAFEQALAEARRQIEEETHLRRVTAALPFRQPLPGELAFTSSFGARLDPFTRGYALHTGVDMRAETGAPVRATAAGRITAAEYAGGYGNMVEVDHGRGLVTRYAHLSGAAVSVGQRVEAGSVVGFAGSTGRSTGSHLHYETRIDGEPVDPQRFLRAGAQLVFAD, from the coding sequence ATGCCATCGACTGCTCAGGCCCGCCGCAAAGCCGGCCTTTCCCCGCTCTCACAGCGCCGTCTCGTCCGGGCGCTCGGCCTTGGGCTCGCCGTCTCGACGCTCTGGGCGGCGGCGGCGAGCTACTACCTCGTCTTTCACGACGAGATGCTGGCCCGCTTCGTTTCGCGCCAGAGTGCGATGCAGTTTACCTACGAGGAGCGGATCGGCACCCTTCAACGCGCCCTCGACCGCGCGGCGGCCGAGCGCAACGCGGAGCGCGGCAATGTCGAGCACCGGCTTTCCGCGCTGACCGAGCGGCAGGCCCTGATCGAGAAGCGCCAGGGGCTGCTCTCCGGTTTGGGTGGGGCCGCCGCGCCGATCGATGATGTGCCGCCGCCTGCCCCGATCCCGGTCGCGGAGCCGGCGGCGCGTGTCCAGAAGCCGTTCCCGACGCCGGAATTGCGCATGGGCGGCGAGGACCGGGCCGAGGCCGCCGGCCGCGCCTCGTCCGCGCGCCTGTCGCGCCTGGAGGAGGCGCTCCATCGTGTCGCCGAGGCGCAGTCGCGCGCCGCGGCCGGCATCGCCCAGCAGGCCGGGCGCAGCGCCGAACGCTTCCGCGACCTGATCGCCCGCACGGGTCTGTCACCGACCCGGTTCGATCCGCCTGCGGGCGGCGTCGGCGGCCCCCTCGTTCCGCTCGGGCCCGACGCCTTCGAGCAGGCGTTGGCCGAGGCCCGCCGTCAGATCGAGGAGGAGACGCATCTGCGTCGGGTGACCGCCGCCCTCCCCTTCCGCCAGCCGCTTCCGGGCGAGCTTGCCTTCACCAGCAGCTTCGGCGCCCGGCTCGATCCGTTCACCCGCGGCTACGCGCTCCATACGGGCGTGGATATGCGCGCCGAGACCGGGGCCCCGGTCCGGGCCACCGCCGCCGGGCGGATCACAGCGGCCGAGTATGCCGGCGGCTACGGCAACATGGTGGAGGTTGATCACGGCCGCGGCCTCGTCACTCGCTACGCGCATCTCTCCGGCGCCGCGGTCTCGGTCGGTCAGCGGGTTGAGGCAGGAAGTGTGGTCGGGTTTGCCGGCTCGACCGGCCGCTCCACCGGCAGCCACTTGCATTACGAGACCCGCATCGACGGCGAGCCGGTCGATCCGCAGCGGTTCCTGCGGGCCGGGGCGCAGCTCGTTTTCGCGGATTGA
- a CDS encoding conserved protein of unknown function; putative membrane protein (Evidence 4 : Unknown function but conserved in other organisms): protein MTTGPSPSPPRHRRRGDGAGEAAKPHTLPSVDAARGTVSPVSAAVASIFGVVLDPAGVIGALDRARITNGRLTLVDDARHQATFERVNGLFRRGTSDDSRVFELRIDGPHGEWRFGGRVHEAGEGRRAGVITLDDLPITDLLLLSGHSKMPVETDLKLSARADVALSGGRIETMKAEVKTGGGTLLIDEKDFNPVVIDELRAEASWDEARRALAISAIDYKGGGNDAHLTGAFAIGPPDAVDAWTLDFAGKDALLRGAARSDPSFRIGEISGRITGRAGGVNIESIALAGDGLRGRLSGTVGTRADDEGITLHIVASNTDGRKAMRLWPENIAPGVRNYLVDELRGGRLDQADIQIDMSGPELAAATRGDPMPDAALNVAFAVSDAGLTISQDAPPLSHGRVTGTITGRSTTIQNATAEIRLSDTRALTISDASFLIRDPQPDKIIAQLGLRLSGSVDSLAALLETPMFKGITGADIDPATLKGKADLRIDVPINLKHVPDLAEMPVTLTGSITEFSMDKAVGKDRFEAGRFTLSFDRSGFALKGDGRLLGAAVAIDLKQPKPGAPGEAVVSLNLDDAFRAKRGLPTAPQLGGVIPARVVLPVGRPASAGKPPARVEADLTRASINGLMPGWSKPAGKAGRLGFTLVEAAGGGMELRDITLDAAPALARGSATISAEGNLERADLTALKLSPGDDMRVSLDRAGSTYKVAVKGAVVDARPFLKGMTSGDDKGGKEPGKDIEADVAANIVSGFNGESLTNATLKASFKGGDLRAAHFKGRFGGSPLSAVVRSERGAPLLTLDSADSGATLRFLDIYKRMYGGRLALNVYLNDGPQAGVVQIKDFALRNEPALSSIVAQAPPPSDGRRAAPNANDVGFDKMRANFTRSGPRVSFSDAAISNAAMGFTATGWLDTAKERTQIDGTFVPLYGLNNVVAQVPLFGPLLAGGSNEGLFAVNFNVSGPIAKPTVNVNPLSAVAPGFLRKLFGAGSGDTFANGAGPSGPER from the coding sequence ATGACGACGGGTCCATCGCCTTCGCCGCCTCGTCACCGACGCAGGGGGGATGGGGCAGGGGAGGCGGCCAAGCCCCATACCCTGCCGAGCGTCGACGCCGCCCGCGGCACCGTCTCGCCAGTCTCGGCGGCGGTCGCCTCGATCTTCGGCGTGGTGCTCGATCCGGCCGGCGTCATCGGCGCCCTCGACCGGGCGCGGATCACCAACGGACGCCTGACCCTTGTCGACGACGCCCGGCATCAGGCCACCTTCGAACGGGTGAACGGCCTGTTCCGCCGCGGCACCAGCGACGATTCGCGGGTGTTCGAGCTGCGCATCGACGGGCCCCACGGCGAGTGGCGGTTCGGCGGCCGGGTCCATGAGGCGGGGGAGGGGCGGCGCGCGGGCGTCATCACCCTGGACGACCTGCCCATCACCGATCTGCTGCTGCTGTCCGGCCACTCGAAGATGCCGGTGGAGACCGACCTCAAGCTCTCGGCCCGAGCCGACGTGGCGCTGTCGGGCGGCCGCATCGAGACGATGAAGGCCGAGGTGAAGACCGGCGGCGGCACGCTCCTCATCGACGAGAAGGACTTCAACCCGGTCGTCATCGACGAGCTGCGCGCCGAGGCGAGCTGGGACGAGGCGCGGCGCGCGCTCGCCATCTCCGCCATCGACTACAAGGGCGGCGGCAACGACGCCCACCTGACCGGCGCCTTCGCCATCGGTCCGCCCGATGCCGTGGACGCCTGGACGCTCGATTTCGCCGGCAAGGATGCGCTGCTGCGCGGCGCCGCCCGCAGCGACCCGTCCTTCCGCATCGGCGAGATCAGCGGGCGGATCACCGGCCGGGCCGGGGGCGTGAACATCGAGTCGATCGCGCTGGCGGGCGACGGCCTGCGCGGCCGCCTGAGCGGGACGGTCGGCACGCGGGCCGACGACGAAGGCATCACTCTGCACATCGTCGCCAGCAACACCGACGGCCGCAAGGCCATGCGGCTCTGGCCCGAGAACATCGCGCCGGGCGTGCGTAACTACCTCGTGGACGAGCTGCGCGGCGGACGCCTCGATCAGGCCGACATCCAGATCGACATGAGCGGACCGGAACTCGCTGCGGCGACCCGTGGCGACCCGATGCCGGATGCCGCGCTCAACGTGGCCTTCGCGGTCTCGGATGCCGGCCTGACCATCTCTCAGGACGCACCGCCCCTGAGCCACGGCCGGGTCACCGGCACGATCACCGGCCGCAGCACGACGATCCAGAACGCGACCGCCGAGATCCGCCTTTCCGACACGCGGGCCCTGACGATCTCGGACGCGTCCTTCCTGATCCGCGATCCGCAGCCGGACAAGATCATCGCCCAGCTCGGCCTGCGGCTGTCCGGCTCCGTCGATTCGCTGGCCGCACTCCTCGAAACCCCGATGTTCAAGGGAATCACGGGCGCCGACATCGATCCGGCCACGCTGAAGGGCAAGGCGGACCTGCGCATCGACGTGCCGATCAACCTCAAGCACGTGCCCGATCTCGCCGAGATGCCGGTGACGCTCACCGGCTCGATCACCGAGTTCAGCATGGACAAGGCGGTCGGCAAGGACCGCTTCGAGGCGGGCCGCTTCACGCTCTCCTTCGACCGCAGCGGCTTCGCCCTCAAGGGCGACGGGCGGCTGCTCGGCGCCGCCGTCGCCATCGACCTGAAGCAGCCCAAGCCCGGCGCCCCCGGCGAGGCGGTGGTGAGCCTGAACCTCGACGACGCCTTCCGGGCCAAGCGCGGCCTGCCCACCGCGCCGCAGCTCGGCGGCGTCATCCCGGCCCGCGTCGTGTTGCCGGTGGGGCGCCCCGCCTCCGCCGGCAAGCCGCCGGCCCGCGTCGAGGCGGACCTGACCCGCGCCTCGATCAACGGTCTGATGCCCGGCTGGAGCAAGCCCGCGGGCAAGGCCGGACGTCTCGGCTTCACCCTTGTGGAGGCGGCGGGCGGCGGCATGGAGCTGCGCGACATCACCCTCGACGCTGCCCCCGCGCTCGCCCGCGGCAGCGCCACGATCTCGGCCGAGGGCAATCTGGAGCGGGCGGACCTGACCGCGCTCAAGCTCTCGCCGGGCGACGACATGCGCGTCAGCCTCGACCGGGCCGGCTCGACCTACAAGGTCGCGGTGAAGGGCGCCGTCGTCGATGCGCGGCCCTTCCTCAAGGGCATGACGAGCGGCGACGACAAGGGCGGCAAGGAGCCCGGCAAGGACATCGAGGCGGATGTCGCCGCCAACATCGTCTCCGGCTTCAACGGCGAGTCGCTCACCAACGCGACACTGAAGGCGAGCTTCAAGGGCGGTGACCTGCGTGCCGCCCACTTCAAGGGCCGTTTCGGCGGTTCCCCGCTCAGCGCCGTAGTCCGAAGCGAGCGCGGCGCACCGCTGCTGACCCTCGACTCCGCCGATTCCGGCGCGACGCTGCGCTTCCTCGACATCTACAAGCGGATGTATGGCGGGCGGCTTGCGCTCAACGTCTACCTCAACGACGGTCCGCAGGCCGGCGTGGTCCAGATCAAGGACTTTGCCCTGCGCAACGAACCGGCCCTGTCGAGCATCGTCGCCCAGGCCCCGCCGCCCTCGGACGGACGGCGCGCCGCCCCGAACGCCAACGATGTCGGCTTCGACAAGATGCGCGCGAACTTCACCCGCAGCGGCCCGCGGGTGAGCTTTTCCGACGCGGCGATCTCGAACGCGGCGATGGGCTTCACCGCGACCGGCTGGCTCGACACGGCCAAGGAGCGCACGCAGATCGACGGCACCTTCGTGCCGCTCTACGGGCTCAACAACGTGGTGGCGCAGGTGCCGTTGTTCGGGCCGCTGCTGGCGGGCGGCAGCAACGAGGGCCTGTTCGCGGTGAACTTCAACGTCTCGGGACCGATCGCCAAACCGACGGTCAACGTGAACCCGCTCTCGGCGGTCGCCCCCGGCTTCCTGCGAAAACTTTTCGGCGCCGGAAGCGGCGACACCTTCGCCAACGGCGCCGGGCCAAGCGGGCCCGAGCGGTAG
- a CDS encoding protein of unknown function (Evidence 5 : Unknown function): MNPEESRRGKRTFARTYGCSSERVMDQETARTLLQQAVEAPAPRKARRRRRRPVLWCALLVVFLLGLGGGLVALRLSQGPLRIDGLTHQVAEAVAGRFGPGWRVALRDSALELDSESSLALRVGGLDIFNPEGALVVRAPLAVVSLDTWSLLRLSVQPRSIEFRDIEMTALVHDDGSIAFAASSPTQGGWGRGGGQAPYPAERRRRPRHRLASLGGGRLDLRRGARSGRRHRRPRPGADHQRTPDPCRRRPASGHLRTGERPVPPRHQRRFAGVRAAHRRAPRRVAVRRPGP; the protein is encoded by the coding sequence TTGAATCCTGAGGAAAGCCGCCGCGGCAAACGGACCTTCGCCCGAACCTACGGGTGTAGCAGCGAACGAGTGATGGATCAGGAAACGGCCAGGACCCTGCTCCAGCAGGCGGTCGAGGCGCCTGCGCCGCGCAAAGCGCGCCGTCGTCGGCGGCGGCCGGTGCTCTGGTGCGCGCTGCTCGTCGTCTTCCTGCTCGGTCTCGGCGGCGGGCTCGTCGCACTGCGGCTGTCGCAGGGACCGCTGCGCATCGACGGTCTGACGCATCAGGTCGCCGAGGCGGTGGCGGGCCGCTTCGGTCCGGGCTGGCGCGTGGCGCTGCGCGACTCTGCGCTCGAACTCGACAGCGAATCCTCGCTGGCACTCCGGGTCGGCGGGCTCGACATCTTCAACCCGGAGGGCGCGCTGGTGGTGCGCGCCCCGCTCGCGGTGGTCAGCCTCGATACGTGGAGCCTGCTGCGCCTCTCGGTCCAGCCGCGCTCCATCGAATTCCGCGACATCGAGATGACCGCCCTCGTCCATGACGACGGGTCCATCGCCTTCGCCGCCTCGTCACCGACGCAGGGGGGATGGGGCAGGGGAGGCGGCCAAGCCCCATACCCTGCCGAGCGTCGACGCCGCCCGCGGCACCGTCTCGCCAGTCTCGGCGGCGGTCGCCTCGATCTTCGGCGTGGTGCTCGATCCGGCCGGCGTCATCGGCGCCCTCGACCGGGCGCGGATCACCAACGGACGCCTGACCCTTGTCGACGACGCCCGGCATCAGGCCACCTTCGAACGGGTGAACGGCCTGTTCCGCCGCGGCACCAGCGACGATTCGCGGGTGTTCGAGCTGCGCATCGACGGGCCCCACGGCGAGTGGCGGTTCGGCGGCCGGGTCCATGA
- a CDS encoding putative thiol peroxidase, putative peroxiredoxin (Evidence 3 : Putative function from multiple computational evidences; Product type e : enzyme) — MPLETGNAAPLFSLPGAGGETISLESLRGHKIVLYFYPKDDTSGCTLEAQNFNAQSEAFAAAGAKVVGVSPDSVKSHDKFRAKYGLTFPLASDEAKSMLEAYGVWVEKSMYGRKYMGVERTTVLIDREGQIARIWHKVKVPGHVEEVLEAVKALA; from the coding sequence ATGCCGCTAGAGACCGGCAATGCCGCGCCCCTGTTCTCGTTACCCGGAGCCGGCGGCGAGACCATCTCTCTCGAGAGCCTGCGCGGTCACAAGATCGTGCTTTATTTCTACCCCAAGGACGATACGAGCGGTTGCACCCTCGAGGCGCAGAACTTCAACGCCCAGAGCGAGGCCTTCGCGGCAGCCGGGGCGAAGGTGGTCGGTGTCTCGCCGGATTCGGTCAAGAGCCACGATAAGTTCAGGGCCAAGTACGGTCTGACTTTCCCGCTCGCTTCCGACGAGGCGAAATCGATGCTGGAAGCTTACGGCGTCTGGGTCGAGAAGAGCATGTATGGCCGAAAATACATGGGCGTGGAGCGCACGACCGTGCTGATCGACCGCGAGGGACAGATCGCGCGGATCTGGCACAAGGTGAAGGTGCCGGGCCATGTCGAGGAAGTTCTGGAAGCTGTCAAAGCCCTGGCCTGA
- the tyrS gene encoding tyrosine tRNA synthetase (Evidence 2b : Function from indirect experimental evidences (e.g. phenotypes); Product type e : enzyme) has product MTAESFAPKSDFIRVLQERGYIHQASDLAGIDALAAEGGLTTYTGYDCTAASLHVGHLLSIMMLHWLQKTGGKPIVLMGGGTTRVGDPSGRDETRKILTLEQIEANKEGIKQTFSRFLSFGESGNGAVMVDNAEWLTKLNYIEMLRDIGRHFSVNRMMSMDSVRMRLERDQELSFLEFNYMILQSYDFVELNRRFGTRLQMGGSDQWGNIVNGIDLGRRMGTPQLFALTCPLLTTSSGAKMGKTAAGAVWLDAGMLSPYDYWQFWRNTEDADVGRFLKLFTLLPLPEIERLAALQGAEINEAKTVLATEATALMHGPDAAAAAAETARKTFVEGTLAQSLPTIPVPPAVLEAGLGVLTAFGPDYAKLVPSTSEARRQIKGGGLRVNDVQVSDEKAVLRKEDLTAEGVIKLSFGRKKHVLLRPE; this is encoded by the coding sequence ATGACCGCCGAGAGCTTCGCGCCGAAATCCGACTTCATCCGGGTGCTGCAGGAGCGCGGCTACATCCATCAGGCCTCCGACCTCGCCGGCATCGACGCCCTGGCGGCGGAAGGGGGGCTGACGACCTATACCGGCTACGATTGCACGGCGGCCTCGCTCCATGTCGGTCACCTGCTGTCGATCATGATGCTGCACTGGCTGCAGAAGACCGGCGGCAAGCCGATCGTGCTGATGGGTGGCGGTACCACCCGCGTCGGCGATCCTTCGGGGCGCGACGAGACGCGCAAGATCCTGACGCTGGAGCAGATCGAGGCCAACAAGGAAGGCATCAAGCAGACGTTTTCGCGCTTCCTCTCCTTCGGTGAGAGCGGAAACGGTGCGGTCATGGTCGACAACGCCGAGTGGCTGACGAAGCTCAACTACATCGAGATGCTGCGCGACATCGGCCGGCACTTCTCGGTTAACCGCATGATGTCGATGGACAGCGTGCGGATGCGGCTGGAGCGCGACCAGGAGCTGTCGTTCCTCGAATTCAACTACATGATCCTGCAGTCCTACGACTTCGTGGAGCTGAACCGCCGCTTCGGCACCCGCCTGCAGATGGGCGGGTCCGACCAGTGGGGCAACATCGTCAACGGCATCGATCTCGGCCGCCGCATGGGCACGCCGCAGCTCTTCGCCCTGACCTGCCCGCTCCTGACCACGTCGTCGGGCGCCAAGATGGGCAAGACCGCCGCCGGCGCCGTGTGGCTCGATGCCGGGATGCTCAGCCCTTACGATTACTGGCAGTTTTGGCGGAACACCGAGGATGCCGATGTCGGCCGCTTCCTCAAGCTGTTCACGCTGCTGCCGCTCCCCGAGATCGAACGCCTCGCCGCGCTTCAGGGCGCCGAGATCAACGAGGCCAAGACGGTCCTCGCCACGGAAGCGACGGCGCTGATGCATGGCCCGGACGCCGCCGCCGCCGCCGCCGAAACCGCCCGGAAAACCTTCGTCGAGGGTACGCTGGCGCAGTCCCTGCCGACGATTCCCGTGCCGCCCGCGGTGCTCGAGGCGGGCCTCGGCGTGCTCACCGCCTTCGGGCCGGATTACGCCAAGCTCGTCCCTTCGACCAGCGAGGCACGCCGCCAGATCAAGGGCGGCGGCCTTCGGGTCAACGACGTGCAGGTGAGCGACGAGAAGGCGGTGCTGCGGAAAGAAGACCTGACGGCCGAGGGCGTGATCAAGCTCTCGTTCGGGCGCAAGAAGCACGTGCTGCTGCGGCCGGAATAG